A genomic region of Staphylococcus roterodami contains the following coding sequences:
- a CDS encoding ABC transporter ATP-binding protein/permease has protein sequence MGNYVYLFYASIVISIASSVLSLGAYMKVYYVVKEMLTTKNGLTKLVFDKMTRYGWNAVLYVSVAFALYGLALLLSHIVAFNTVAKYRIQLIYHMKALPLGYFQKHQTGKLRKLVEKNTEEVEHYIAHQVPDMAQALTTPIAFLVLIFIFDWRLSLICLIPVIIGFMLLRFMMGGESEKFLEQYQAASTSMGNDVVEYVRGISVIKVFGQTVFSFKVFNKAIENYRDFTIKYALSMKNAMSGYIVCVYGIFAFLIPAAIIFFNYKDNQVDMLLSYIFFAIFTPLVAFMLMRIMESSYKAMIIFNAMDNLESTIYKAQPLDTCNSLKIYENYDVKFENVTFTYESMTNPAIRELTFKSPSNSVTAIVGPSGSGKSTIFNLITRFYDIDKGNLTIGGIDVRDLEYDDLMSNISYVFQETKLFKMSLLENIRFYRPDASIEEVERAVDQAQCREIVNKMPQGLETVFGTKGVYLSGGEIQRIAIARAILKNAPIVLLDEATAFSDAENEYKIQKALNSVMKDKTVLMIAHRLSTITHADQILVMDAGSLVERGKHDELIALDGIYAKMYQNYQESVSWKIGVTE, from the coding sequence ATGGGAAATTATGTTTATCTATTTTATGCTTCTATCGTAATATCAATCGCTTCAAGTGTGCTAAGTCTTGGCGCTTACATGAAAGTGTATTATGTGGTGAAGGAAATGTTGACTACAAAAAATGGATTAACAAAGTTAGTTTTTGACAAAATGACGAGGTATGGTTGGAATGCAGTATTATATGTTTCTGTAGCTTTTGCGTTATATGGTTTAGCACTTTTATTGTCACATATAGTTGCTTTTAACACGGTAGCGAAGTATAGAATTCAACTTATTTATCACATGAAAGCATTACCTTTAGGTTATTTTCAAAAGCATCAAACTGGTAAATTGAGAAAACTTGTAGAAAAAAATACAGAAGAAGTTGAACATTACATCGCTCATCAAGTGCCTGATATGGCACAGGCGCTTACGACGCCTATTGCATTTTTAGTTCTAATATTTATATTTGATTGGAGATTGTCACTTATTTGCCTCATACCGGTAATCATCGGATTTATGTTGTTACGTTTTATGATGGGGGGAGAGAGTGAAAAATTCTTAGAACAATATCAAGCGGCATCTACTAGTATGGGTAATGATGTTGTGGAATATGTTCGAGGTATTTCGGTTATTAAAGTATTTGGACAAACGGTATTTTCATTTAAAGTCTTTAACAAGGCTATCGAGAATTATCGAGATTTTACTATAAAATACGCACTTTCAATGAAAAATGCGATGAGTGGTTATATTGTTTGTGTTTATGGGATATTTGCATTCTTAATTCCAGCTGCAATTATCTTCTTTAATTATAAAGACAATCAAGTTGATATGTTATTAAGTTATATATTCTTTGCAATATTCACACCTTTAGTCGCATTTATGTTAATGAGAATTATGGAAAGTTCATATAAAGCGATGATAATTTTTAATGCAATGGATAATTTAGAATCAACTATCTATAAAGCTCAACCTTTAGATACATGTAATAGCCTGAAAATATATGAAAACTACGATGTAAAATTTGAGAATGTAACATTTACCTATGAAAGTATGACTAATCCTGCCATTCGTGAATTAACATTTAAAAGTCCTTCGAACTCTGTTACGGCTATAGTTGGTCCCTCTGGAAGTGGAAAATCAACAATTTTTAATTTGATTACACGATTTTATGATATAGACAAAGGGAATTTAACCATTGGTGGTATAGATGTACGTGATTTAGAATATGATGATTTAATGTCAAATATTAGTTATGTATTTCAAGAAACAAAATTATTTAAGATGAGTTTACTTGAAAATATTAGATTTTATAGACCTGATGCAAGTATTGAAGAGGTAGAACGTGCAGTAGACCAAGCACAGTGTCGTGAAATTGTAAACAAAATGCCTCAAGGTTTAGAGACAGTATTTGGAACGAAAGGTGTATATCTTTCAGGTGGAGAAATACAACGAATTGCAATTGCTCGCGCAATACTAAAAAATGCTCCAATTGTATTATTAGATGAAGCTACAGCTTTTAGTGATGCAGAAAATGAATATAAAATCCAAAAAGCATTAAATTCAGTAATGAAAGATAAGACGGTATTAATGATTGCGCATCGATTATCTACAATTACTCATGCGGATCAAATATTAGTAATGGATGCTGGGTCTCTTGTAGAAAGAGGGAAACATGATGAGCTGATTGCGCTAGATGGCATCTATGCTAAGATGTATCAAAATTATCAAGAAAGTGTGAGCTGGAAGATAGGAGTGACAGAATGA
- a CDS encoding ABC transporter ATP-binding protein/permease produces MIIQQLFSLTQQGKKDLYKTTFLTTLHQVSVVFPIILLVMLAEDMIKHIQESQEEPILLWGYLIACIILLVIIFGIYLVTYKQMYINSGTESAKMRLRMAEKFRKLPLSYLGEKDLSDFTSTLMDDVSVIEKQLTSDFANLVSSILSSVFITVILAFYNWQMALALFLCMPISLLFIILSKFVTTPTNRKNRQLKLNISEDLQEFFENIKVIKSSSQKEQYIQKLIHTIKSVIPWAILYEVLVGIFISISYNILRIGLGIVVLLGTYLLEQQQLTVLGFILFIFVAVRIYDPLTNSLYKIGEFIYSLVSANRIKNIFKIEEQGGSSNIELTQFDIEFRNVAFGYNDEEVIHDVSFTAKQGEITALVGPSGCGKSTLAKLSARFWDIHSGEILIDGHNINEIHPEKLLSYYSIVFQDVILFNDTVFNNIKIGNSNATDEEVYQAAAMANCTTFIKQLPEGFDTVIGENGQTLSGGERQRLSIARAFLKQAPIVLLDEATASLDPENEILIQNAISELIKNKTVIVIAHRLKTIEHCDQIVVLKEGKIEEKGKHEQLMANKHLYHHLVSLQRKSGDWQVNEV; encoded by the coding sequence ATGATTATTCAGCAATTATTTTCATTAACTCAACAAGGTAAGAAAGATTTATATAAAACGACGTTTTTAACAACATTACATCAAGTCTCAGTTGTGTTTCCTATTATTTTGTTAGTCATGTTGGCTGAGGATATGATTAAACACATTCAAGAGTCACAGGAAGAACCTATTTTACTTTGGGGGTACTTGATTGCTTGTATTATCCTATTAGTCATAATCTTTGGCATTTATTTAGTAACGTACAAGCAAATGTATATTAATTCTGGGACAGAATCAGCGAAAATGCGTTTGAGAATGGCCGAGAAGTTTCGGAAATTGCCACTTTCATATCTAGGAGAAAAAGATTTAAGTGATTTTACAAGTACTCTGATGGATGATGTTTCTGTTATAGAGAAACAGTTAACGAGTGATTTTGCAAACTTAGTATCCAGTATTCTTTCTAGTGTCTTTATTACAGTGATATTGGCATTTTATAATTGGCAGATGGCTTTAGCACTCTTTCTATGTATGCCTATTTCATTACTTTTTATTATACTTTCGAAATTTGTTACAACACCGACTAATAGGAAAAATAGGCAACTTAAACTAAATATATCTGAAGATTTGCAAGAATTCTTTGAGAATATTAAAGTGATTAAATCTTCTAGTCAAAAAGAACAATATATTCAAAAATTAATACATACAATTAAATCTGTAATTCCATGGGCAATTTTATATGAAGTCTTAGTAGGAATCTTTATCTCTATCTCTTATAACATTTTAAGAATTGGTTTAGGTATCGTTGTACTACTTGGAACTTATCTTTTAGAACAACAGCAGTTAACAGTACTTGGGTTTATACTATTTATCTTTGTAGCAGTACGTATTTATGATCCATTAACGAATTCATTATACAAAATAGGTGAATTTATTTATTCACTTGTAAGTGCAAATCGTATTAAAAATATCTTTAAGATTGAAGAACAAGGTGGTTCTTCAAATATTGAATTAACACAATTTGATATCGAGTTCCGAAATGTTGCTTTTGGTTATAACGATGAAGAAGTTATACATGATGTTTCTTTTACTGCAAAGCAAGGTGAAATCACAGCTTTAGTAGGTCCATCTGGTTGTGGTAAGAGTACATTGGCCAAATTGTCAGCGCGCTTTTGGGATATCCATAGCGGAGAAATTTTGATTGATGGTCATAATATTAATGAAATTCATCCAGAAAAATTATTGTCTTATTACTCCATTGTATTTCAAGATGTCATTCTTTTTAATGATACAGTATTTAATAACATAAAGATTGGTAATAGTAATGCAACGGATGAAGAAGTTTATCAAGCTGCTGCAATGGCAAACTGTACGACCTTTATTAAACAGTTACCAGAAGGCTTTGACACAGTTATTGGTGAGAATGGACAAACTCTTTCTGGAGGTGAACGTCAACGTTTATCTATTGCTAGAGCTTTCTTAAAGCAAGCACCAATCGTGTTGCTAGATGAAGCGACTGCATCACTTGATCCTGAAAATGAAATTTTGATTCAAAATGCCATTAGCGAGTTAATTAAAAATAAAACGGTCATAGTAATTGCACACCGTCTTAAAACGATTGAACATTGTGATCAAATCGTAGTACTTAAAGAAGGGAAAATAGAAGAAAAAGGTAAACATGAGCAACTGATGGCAAATAAGCATTTATATCATCATCTTGTATCACTTCAACGTAAAAGTGGTGATTGGCAAGTAAATGAAGTATAA
- a CDS encoding NAD(P)/FAD-dependent oxidoreductase: MAQDRKKVLVLGAGYAGLQTVTKLQKAISSEEAEITLINKNEYHYEATWLHEASAGTLNYEDVLYPVESVLKKDKVNFVQAEVTKIDRDAKKVETNQGIYDFDILVVALGFISETFGIEGMKEHAFQIENVITARELSRHIEDKFANYAASKEKDDNDLSILVGGAGFTGVEFLGELTDRIPELCSKYGVDQNKVKITCVEAAPKMLPMFSEELVNHAVSYLEDRGVEFKIATPIVACNEKGFVVEVDGEKQQLHAGTSVWAAGVRGSKLMEESFEGVKRGRIVTNQDLTIKGYDDIFVIGDCSAFIPAGEERPLPTTAQIAMQQGENVAKNIKRILNGESTEEFVYVDRGTVCSLGSHDGVGMVFGKPIAGKKAAFMKKVIDTRAVFKIGGIGLAFKKGKF; the protein is encoded by the coding sequence ATGGCTCAAGATCGTAAAAAGGTACTTGTACTTGGTGCTGGTTACGCAGGTTTACAAACTGTAACTAAATTGCAAAAAGCGATATCTTCAGAAGAAGCAGAAATTACGCTTATCAATAAAAATGAATATCACTATGAAGCGACATGGTTACATGAAGCATCAGCAGGTACACTAAACTATGAAGATGTATTATATCCTGTGGAAAGCGTCTTGAAGAAAGATAAAGTAAACTTTGTTCAAGCAGAAGTAACAAAAATTGACCGTGATGCTAAGAAAGTAGAAACAAATCAAGGTATTTATGACTTTGATATTTTAGTAGTAGCATTAGGTTTCATTAGCGAAACATTTGGTATTGAAGGTATGAAAGAACATGCTTTCCAAATCGAAAATGTTATCACTGCACGTGAATTATCACGTCATATCGAAGACAAATTTGCAAACTATGCAGCTTCAAAAGAAAAAGATGATAATGACTTATCTATCTTAGTAGGTGGAGCAGGATTCACTGGTGTTGAATTCTTAGGTGAATTAACAGACAGAATTCCTGAATTATGTAGCAAATATGGTGTAGATCAAAACAAAGTTAAAATTACTTGTGTTGAAGCAGCGCCTAAAATGTTACCTATGTTCTCAGAAGAATTAGTAAATCACGCTGTTAGCTATTTAGAAGACCGTGGTGTTGAATTCAAAATCGCTACACCAATCGTTGCTTGTAACGAAAAAGGTTTTGTAGTAGAAGTTGACGGTGAAAAACAACAATTACACGCAGGTACTTCAGTATGGGCAGCTGGTGTACGTGGTAGTAAATTAATGGAAGAATCATTTGAAGGTGTTAAACGTGGACGTATCGTTACGAACCAAGATTTAACAATCAAAGGTTACGATGATATCTTTGTTATTGGTGACTGTTCAGCGTTTATCCCTGCTGGTGAAGAACGTCCATTACCAACTACAGCACAAATTGCTATGCAACAAGGTGAAAACGTTGCTAAAAATATTAAACGCATCTTAAATGGTGAGTCAACTGAAGAATTTGTATACGTTGATCGTGGAACTGTATGTTCTTTAGGTTCACATGATGGCGTTGGTATGGTATTTGGTAAACCAATCGCTGGTAAAAAAGCAGCATTCATGAAAAAAGTAATTGATACACGTGCCGTATTCAAAATCGGTGGTATCGGTTTAGCATTTAAAAAAGGTAAATTCTAG
- a CDS encoding leucyl aminopeptidase family protein, with translation MNFKLNKEADKEINTLIVGIPEHLNQLDKIIFNDTDITETLESLKRQHIIGSTVGKIYTTAFAVQNETYRLIAVGLGNLKNQSYRDLLKIWGQLFQYIEQEHVKDTYLLMDTFITKYGQLTDVLASCGVQSERATYQFDHYKSNKKTPFNPNLYLISNKLNDIDTINDGAIIGQAINLARDFSNTPPNILTPQTFAEDIVKHFKNTTVKVDVKDDHTLVSEGFGLIHAVGKGSKHKPRLVTITYNGKNEDDAPIALVGKGITYDSGGYSIKSKNGMATMKFDMCGAANVVGIIEAASHLRLPVNIIGVLACAENMINEASMKPDDVFTALSGETVEVLNTDAEGRLVLGDAVYYANQYQPSVILDFATLTGASIVALGEDKAAAFQSNSKTILEDILQISSTLDEMVFELPITETERTKIRQSDVADLVNHTNGQGKALFAASFVTHFSGQTPHIHFDIAGPATTNKASFNGPKGPTGFMIPTIVDWLRKQ, from the coding sequence ATGAATTTTAAACTAAATAAAGAAGCAGATAAGGAAATCAATACATTAATCGTTGGAATTCCAGAGCATTTAAATCAATTAGATAAAATTATTTTTAACGATACTGATATAACAGAAACATTAGAATCACTTAAGCGTCAACATATTATAGGAAGTACAGTTGGAAAGATTTACACAACTGCATTCGCCGTCCAAAACGAAACTTATCGATTAATTGCAGTTGGATTAGGAAACCTAAAAAATCAAAGCTATCGTGATTTGTTAAAGATTTGGGGACAGCTTTTTCAATACATAGAACAGGAACATGTTAAAGATACGTATTTACTGATGGATACATTTATTACGAAATATGGTCAGTTAACAGATGTTTTAGCATCATGTGGTGTTCAAAGTGAACGTGCAACATATCAATTCGATCATTATAAATCGAATAAAAAGACACCATTTAATCCGAATCTATATCTAATTAGTAATAAATTAAACGACATTGATACTATCAATGATGGGGCTATTATCGGTCAAGCTATTAATTTAGCCAGAGACTTTAGCAATACGCCACCCAATATTTTAACACCTCAAACATTTGCAGAAGATATCGTTAAGCATTTTAAAAATACGACGGTTAAAGTTGATGTTAAAGACGATCATACACTAGTTTCTGAAGGATTTGGTCTTATCCATGCAGTTGGCAAAGGTAGTAAACATAAACCACGATTAGTAACTATCACATACAATGGCAAAAATGAGGATGACGCTCCAATTGCATTAGTAGGTAAGGGCATTACGTATGACTCAGGTGGTTATAGTATTAAATCGAAAAATGGCATGGCTACAATGAAATTCGATATGTGTGGTGCAGCGAATGTCGTTGGTATTATAGAAGCGGCTAGTCACCTTCGATTACCAGTCAATATTATCGGTGTACTTGCTTGTGCTGAAAATATGATAAATGAAGCATCAATGAAACCTGATGATGTATTTACAGCATTGAGTGGTGAAACGGTTGAAGTGTTGAATACAGATGCAGAAGGTAGACTTGTACTAGGAGACGCAGTATATTATGCAAATCAATATCAACCAAGTGTGATTTTGGATTTTGCAACTTTAACAGGTGCTTCGATTGTTGCATTAGGAGAAGATAAAGCTGCTGCGTTTCAATCGAATAGCAAGACAATTTTAGAAGATATATTACAAATTAGTTCTACATTAGATGAAATGGTATTTGAATTACCAATTACTGAAACTGAGCGTACTAAAATTAGACAAAGTGATGTTGCTGATTTAGTCAATCATACGAATGGACAGGGTAAAGCATTGTTTGCAGCAAGTTTTGTAACACACTTTAGTGGTCAAACGCCTCATATTCATTTTGATATTGCAGGACCAGCAACTACTAACAAGGCGTCATTCAATGGTCCTAAAGGTCCAACTGGATTTATGATTCCAACAATAGTCGATTGGTTAAGAAAACAATAA
- a CDS encoding Na+/H+ antiporter family protein, whose product MINAVVIAVILMIVLCLCRLNVVISLFISALVGGVISGMSIEKVINVFGKNIVDGAEVALSYALLGGFAALISYSGITDYLVGKIINAIHAENSRWSRVKVKVTIIVALLAMSIMSQNLIPVHIAFIPIVIPPLLSLFNELKIDRRLIGLIIGFGLCFPYVLLPYGFGQIFQQIIQSGFAKANHPIEFNMIWKAMLIPSMGYIVGLLFGLFVYRKPREYETRNISDNEPVTELKPYILIVTIVAILATFLVQTFTDSMIFGALAGVLVFFISRAYKWYELDAKFVEGIKIMAYIGVVILTANGFAGVMNATGDIDELVKALTSITGDNKLLSIIVMYVIGLIVTLGIGSSFATIPIIASLFIPFGASIGLDTMALIALIGTASALGDSGSPASDSTLGPTAGLNVDGQHDHIRDTCIPNFLFYNIPLMIFGTIAAMIL is encoded by the coding sequence ATGATAAATGCAGTAGTGATAGCAGTAATTTTAATGATAGTACTATGTTTATGTCGTTTAAATGTAGTTATAAGCTTGTTTATCAGTGCACTTGTAGGTGGCGTTATTTCTGGCATGAGCATTGAAAAAGTAATAAATGTATTTGGAAAAAATATTGTCGATGGTGCAGAGGTTGCATTAAGTTATGCTTTATTAGGTGGATTTGCAGCATTGATTTCCTACAGTGGTATTACAGACTATTTAGTAGGAAAGATTATAAACGCTATTCATGCTGAAAATAGTCGATGGTCAAGAGTTAAAGTAAAGGTGACTATTATCGTAGCTTTACTGGCAATGAGTATTATGAGTCAGAACTTAATTCCGGTACATATTGCATTCATTCCAATCGTTATTCCTCCATTATTAAGTCTTTTTAATGAATTAAAAATCGACAGACGTTTAATTGGTTTGATTATAGGATTTGGTTTATGTTTTCCATATGTTTTATTACCATATGGATTTGGTCAAATTTTCCAACAAATTATCCAAAGTGGTTTTGCTAAGGCGAATCATCCAATAGAATTTAATATGATTTGGAAAGCTATGCTTATTCCTTCAATGGGTTATATTGTCGGTTTACTATTTGGTTTATTTGTATATCGAAAACCACGTGAATATGAAACACGTAATATTTCCGATAATGAACCAGTAACTGAATTAAAACCATATATTTTAATTGTTACAATTGTAGCGATATTAGCTACATTTTTAGTACAAACATTCACAGACTCGATGATATTTGGAGCTTTAGCAGGTGTGCTTGTATTCTTCATCTCTCGTGCATATAAGTGGTACGAATTGGATGCTAAGTTTGTAGAAGGTATCAAAATAATGGCTTATATTGGCGTAGTTATTTTAACAGCTAATGGCTTTGCTGGCGTGATGAATGCAACTGGTGATATAGATGAATTAGTTAAAGCATTAACAAGTATTACCGGCGATAACAAATTATTAAGTATTATTGTAATGTATGTCATAGGTCTTATTGTGACATTAGGTATAGGTTCATCATTCGCAACTATTCCGATTATTGCATCATTATTTATTCCATTTGGTGCTTCAATTGGATTAGATACAATGGCATTAATTGCATTAATAGGTACTGCGAGTGCTTTAGGTGATTCTGGTTCTCCTGCAAGTGATTCAACATTAGGACCAACAGCTGGATTAAATGTAGATGGACAACATGATCATATTCGAGATACATGTATTCCAAACTTCTTGTTTTATAATATACCGTTGATGATTTTCGGTACAATTGCTGCTATGATACTATAA
- a CDS encoding PaaI family thioesterase, with amino-acid sequence MTHLLETFEMVIEHQEDGYVVISMPVTDKVKQPFGYLHGGASIALGETACSLGSANLIDTTQFVPLGLEMNANHIHSAKDGRVTATAEIIHQGKTTHVWDIKIKNDKGQLTTVMRGTIAIKPLK; translated from the coding sequence ATGACACATTTATTAGAGACATTTGAAATGGTAATTGAACATCAAGAAGATGGTTATGTTGTTATTTCAATGCCTGTGACTGATAAAGTAAAACAACCATTTGGATATTTACATGGTGGAGCTTCGATTGCTTTAGGTGAAACAGCATGTTCATTAGGATCGGCAAATTTGATAGATACAACCCAATTTGTTCCATTAGGCTTGGAAATGAATGCTAACCATATTCATTCGGCCAAAGATGGTCGCGTTACTGCGACAGCTGAGATCATTCATCAAGGCAAAACGACGCATGTATGGGATATTAAAATTAAAAATGATAAAGGACAATTAACAACGGTTATGCGAGGTACGATTGCTATTAAACCGTTAAAATAA
- a CDS encoding FAD/NAD(P)-binding protein — MHWTIIGGGIQGTAIAQKLISSGLTTDRLTIIDPHETFCQRFNSYTNRIEMPYLRSPIVHHVHPQPFHLKQFAKQNQYTNAFYGPYQRPELSMFMDHIAHASQQYRLHDCLIQGYVQSLTKQDDKWHVTLKDGQVIKTDCVVIAIGSTNIPFIPDALKNKQNVNHIFEKEHEQEIYDKTDHIVGSGITAAHLALKLLNHDNQKHLHLWLNKDIEIHDFDADPGWLGPKNMSSFLSTECMVTRNNIVQRERHKGSMPHELYLRLKKHIKNGRITVHKSPINNVKDGFVTTENESIPYQQILVATGFEQDFMSQPLIQQLIQNYNAPLNECNYPVISEKLEWLPNLFVAGCFADLELGPFGRNVMGGRKASERIEQAFIKLQQYSA, encoded by the coding sequence ATGCATTGGACAATTATCGGCGGTGGCATACAAGGTACTGCAATCGCGCAAAAACTAATATCAAGTGGACTTACAACAGACCGATTAACAATCATTGACCCGCATGAAACATTCTGTCAAAGATTTAATTCATATACAAATCGCATTGAAATGCCTTATTTAAGATCACCTATTGTACATCATGTACACCCACAACCATTTCACCTAAAGCAATTCGCTAAACAGAACCAATACACAAATGCATTTTATGGTCCTTATCAAAGACCAGAATTATCAATGTTTATGGATCATATCGCACATGCATCTCAACAATATCGATTACATGACTGTTTAATCCAGGGTTATGTTCAATCTTTAACGAAACAAGACGACAAATGGCATGTTACCTTAAAAGATGGTCAAGTAATCAAAACTGATTGTGTTGTCATTGCTATAGGTAGTACGAATATACCGTTCATACCTGACGCATTAAAAAACAAACAAAATGTAAATCATATATTCGAAAAAGAACATGAACAAGAGATATATGATAAGACTGATCATATCGTCGGCAGTGGTATTACTGCTGCCCACCTTGCGCTTAAACTATTAAATCACGATAATCAAAAACATCTTCATTTATGGCTTAATAAAGATATTGAAATTCATGACTTTGACGCTGATCCAGGCTGGTTAGGTCCCAAAAATATGTCATCATTTTTAAGTACAGAATGTATGGTAACTCGTAACAATATTGTTCAACGCGAACGTCATAAAGGATCTATGCCTCATGAATTATATTTACGACTGAAAAAGCATATTAAAAATGGTCGTATTACAGTGCATAAATCACCTATTAATAATGTCAAAGATGGTTTTGTTACTACTGAAAATGAATCTATTCCATATCAACAAATTCTTGTTGCTACTGGTTTTGAACAAGATTTTATGTCGCAACCACTTATCCAACAACTAATTCAAAACTATAATGCACCACTCAATGAATGTAACTATCCTGTTATCTCTGAAAAATTAGAATGGTTACCTAACTTATTTGTAGCAGGATGTTTTGCAGATTTAGAATTAGGGCCATTTGGTAGAAATGTCATGGGCGGTCGCAAAGCTTCTGAACGCATCGAACAAGCATTTATTAAACTTCAACAATATAGTGCATAA
- the mnhG1 gene encoding Na+/H+ antiporter Mnh1 subunit G codes for MIKIILISLALIFVIIGALISALAAIGLLRLEDVYSRAHAAGKASTLGAMSLLFGTFLYFIATQGFVNMQLIIAIIFVLITGPLSSHMIMKAAYNIKTPYTKKTKVDEISEDLKDTKL; via the coding sequence ATGATCAAAATCATACTGATTAGTCTTGCACTTATCTTTGTTATCATTGGTGCTTTAATAAGTGCCCTAGCAGCAATAGGTTTATTGAGACTAGAAGATGTTTATTCACGTGCACATGCTGCTGGAAAAGCGTCTACTCTTGGTGCTATGTCATTATTATTCGGTACGTTTTTATATTTTATAGCAACACAAGGCTTTGTAAACATGCAATTAATTATTGCAATTATTTTTGTATTAATTACAGGCCCGCTTTCAAGCCATATGATTATGAAAGCTGCATACAATATTAAAACGCCTTACACTAAAAAGACAAAAGTTGATGAAATTTCAGAAGACTTAAAAGACACTAAACTTTAA
- the mnhF1 gene encoding Na+/H+ antiporter Mnh1 subunit F, whose translation MNHNIIIVIALIIVVMSMLAMLIRVVLGPSLADRVVALDAIGLQLMAVIALFSILLNIKYMIVVIMMIGILAFLGTAVFSKFMDKGKVIEHDQNHTD comes from the coding sequence ATGAACCATAATATTATTATAGTCATTGCACTTATCATTGTTGTAATGTCAATGCTAGCTATGCTTATTCGAGTTGTATTAGGCCCATCTCTCGCAGATCGTGTTGTTGCACTTGATGCAATTGGCCTACAATTAATGGCCGTTATTGCACTATTTAGTATTTTATTAAATATTAAATACATGATTGTCGTAATAATGATGATTGGTATTTTAGCATTTTTAGGTACTGCAGTATTTTCAAAATTTATGGACAAAGGTAAGGTGATTGAACATGATCAAAATCATACTGATTAG
- the mnhE1 gene encoding Na+/H+ antiporter Mnh1 subunit E: MAVQLVLNFIIAVFWLFVTNSYTTNNFVLGFIFGLILVYLLHRVLPGRFYVITLYRIVKLIIIFLIELIKANFDVLKIIIKPSIKNEPGFFVYHTDLKKDWQIVLLSNLITLTPGTVVLGVSDDRTKIYIHAIDFSTKEEEVESIKSSLEKIVREVGEI, encoded by the coding sequence ATGGCTGTACAATTAGTTTTAAACTTTATCATTGCAGTGTTTTGGTTATTTGTAACAAATAGTTATACAACAAATAACTTTGTATTAGGTTTTATCTTTGGCCTAATTCTTGTTTACCTCTTGCACAGAGTATTACCTGGTAGATTTTACGTTATTACTTTGTATCGTATTGTTAAATTAATCATTATTTTCTTAATCGAATTAATTAAAGCGAATTTTGATGTTTTAAAAATTATTATTAAACCTTCGATTAAAAATGAACCTGGATTCTTTGTATATCACACAGATTTAAAAAAAGATTGGCAAATTGTCTTATTGTCTAATTTAATTACATTGACTCCAGGTACTGTCGTTCTTGGCGTGAGTGATGATCGTACTAAGATATACATTCATGCCATCGATTTTTCAACTAAAGAAGAAGAAGTTGAAAGTATTAAATCATCATTAGAAAAAATTGTTAGAGAGGTGGGCGAAATATAA